A part of Limihaloglobus sulfuriphilus genomic DNA contains:
- a CDS encoding family 78 glycoside hydrolase catalytic domain, translating to MIEKSIDKNTKWIWLKDERYPFNHWVEFRETFQVDRLSETKVLIAADTSYQLWINGEAVDDAYFSEFPDDRYYLTKDISGYIKPGKNCLAVLGYYQGINTSRYVKGRAGILFEIQTEGGSLVKSDAGSRARTSPAYLSGDAAMVTPQLGPTIQYDGSKDDGWQSLSYDDSGWGSAQEIAAADEFTANGLGPYPLKRFEQNIKTARVCSNGLLENVPDGGTFADMVSGADLKYLDGQIGSSGITLTAAAEGSFVIFDLLSEECGYLRLELEADDVTVIDIAHGEHLADGRVRAKIEDRNFADRYIARPGAQLWSMPVRKLGCRYIELHVRNSRGRVNINSVSLRTQQYPLSFSSDFACSDRLIERIVDVSKKTARLCMLENYCDTPWREQSLYPLDVLNQALCGYYLFGNYEYAEKSLRVMGKARFDDTYLAMCAPSDNEITIPSFTMFWIEALRDYTLYSGDTNLAEEHFGFVRNFIFSMISRLEDNVLKVDTSKRYWNFYEWSPGLDGNGPHSSDEKSYHSCISLFLIESIGCYNDICGFLGRDSRVPGDVIRKIQSGIREKYYSKSAGLFTNEFPADKDCVFSELTQSLACIYMDLEDQELETVGRHIGTDTDLSGATLSMKRYVFNALENIFKDSSPPLDIIRRDWGYMISKGCSSFWETIKGESDFNGAGSLSHGWSIIPVYYIYSRIIGIKPLEPGFRRFAVSPRCADLDSIKGSVPTPFGEIIVQRQRTAGKTVVEVEYPDCLEMAADISDDFELISHAYAAEEKETAALIV from the coding sequence ATGATAGAAAAATCGATAGATAAAAATACAAAATGGATATGGCTCAAAGATGAGCGTTATCCCTTTAATCACTGGGTGGAATTCAGGGAAACTTTTCAGGTTGACCGGCTCAGTGAAACAAAGGTTCTTATAGCCGCCGATACTTCTTACCAGCTATGGATAAATGGTGAGGCGGTTGATGACGCTTATTTTTCAGAATTTCCGGATGACAGATATTATCTGACCAAAGATATTTCCGGCTATATCAAACCCGGGAAGAACTGCTTAGCCGTTTTAGGATACTACCAGGGTATAAATACTTCCCGATACGTTAAAGGGCGTGCGGGGATTCTTTTTGAAATACAGACAGAGGGCGGCTCTCTGGTTAAAAGCGATGCAGGCTCTCGGGCGAGAACAAGCCCTGCTTATTTGTCTGGAGATGCAGCGATGGTTACTCCCCAGCTCGGCCCGACAATTCAATACGACGGGTCTAAAGATGACGGCTGGCAATCTCTAAGTTATGATGACAGCGGCTGGGGTTCTGCTCAGGAGATAGCAGCGGCGGATGAATTCACTGCTAACGGTCTTGGGCCGTATCCCCTGAAACGTTTTGAGCAAAACATAAAAACAGCCAGAGTCTGCTCAAACGGACTGCTTGAGAATGTCCCTGACGGGGGAACCTTTGCCGATATGGTAAGCGGTGCGGATTTAAAATATCTGGACGGTCAGATCGGCAGCAGCGGCATAACTCTTACCGCCGCCGCTGAGGGCAGCTTTGTTATCTTTGATTTATTGAGCGAAGAATGCGGCTACCTCCGGCTCGAGCTTGAGGCGGACGATGTGACCGTAATCGACATTGCCCATGGCGAGCACCTGGCAGACGGCCGTGTCCGGGCTAAGATAGAAGATAGAAACTTCGCCGACCGGTATATCGCCCGTCCGGGTGCGCAGCTATGGTCGATGCCGGTACGCAAACTCGGCTGCCGCTATATAGAGCTTCATGTGAGAAACAGCCGCGGCAGAGTAAATATAAACTCGGTAAGTCTAAGGACGCAGCAGTATCCGCTGAGCTTCAGCTCGGATTTTGCCTGCAGCGACAGGCTCATAGAGCGGATTGTGGATGTGTCAAAGAAAACCGCAAGGCTCTGTATGCTGGAAAATTACTGCGATACCCCCTGGAGAGAGCAGTCGCTTTATCCGCTTGATGTGCTCAATCAGGCATTGTGCGGCTATTATCTCTTCGGTAATTACGAATACGCCGAAAAATCCCTGCGGGTTATGGGCAAAGCCCGCTTCGATGATACATATCTTGCGATGTGCGCTCCAAGCGATAATGAAATAACCATTCCATCCTTTACTATGTTCTGGATAGAGGCCCTTCGGGATTACACCCTCTACAGCGGTGACACTAACCTGGCGGAAGAGCATTTCGGCTTCGTCAGAAATTTTATCTTTTCTATGATCAGCCGGTTAGAGGATAATGTGCTTAAGGTTGATACGTCGAAAAGATACTGGAATTTTTATGAGTGGTCCCCTGGGCTTGACGGCAACGGGCCTCACAGCAGCGACGAGAAATCATACCACAGCTGCATATCGCTGTTTTTGATTGAGTCTATCGGCTGTTATAACGATATCTGCGGCTTTCTCGGCCGCGATTCGAGAGTACCCGGCGATGTGATTAGAAAAATACAGAGCGGTATCAGGGAAAAATATTACTCTAAATCTGCCGGGCTGTTTACGAATGAATTTCCCGCCGATAAGGATTGTGTTTTCTCCGAGCTGACCCAGTCGCTTGCCTGTATTTATATGGATCTTGAAGATCAGGAGCTGGAAACGGTCGGCAGGCATATCGGCACCGATACTGACCTTAGCGGCGCTACTCTAAGCATGAAGAGATACGTTTTCAACGCTCTGGAGAACATATTTAAAGACAGCTCGCCGCCGCTTGATATAATTCGCAGGGACTGGGGTTATATGATTTCCAAAGGCTGCTCAAGTTTCTGGGAAACAATCAAGGGCGAGTCCGATTTCAACGGCGCCGGCAGCCTTTCGCACGGCTGGTCGATAATACCGGTGTATTATATCTATTCCAGGATAATAGGCATAAAGCCGCTTGAACCGGGGTTCAGGAGATTTGCCGTTTCTCCCCGCTGCGCAGACCTTGACTCTATAAAAGGCTCTGTTCCAACCCCTTTCGGTGAGATTATTGTCCAGCGGCAAAGAACGGCCGGCAAAACGGTTGTTGAGGTTGAATACCCGGACTGCCTCGAGATGGCTGCCGATATCAGCGATGATTTTGAGCTGATATCTCATGCGTACGCAGCAGAAGAAAAAGAAACTGCGGCCTTGATAGTATAG
- a CDS encoding MFS transporter, producing MEKAAAAKIKLKTRELWGYASGEGATSITMNGIGNFSMLFYTQILGISPELVGIALSIATVWDAVTDPLMGTISDRTYSRFGRRHPYMFIGGILLTLSFLAVWFVPESFEGEKVIFVYLLIVNIFVKTAFTLFIVPYTALGFEMCKTDNDRARLQGVRYAFNMVVNILTGGLAWVLFFPDQQAANGAVIDGTKIHQNYLNMGGVLAASSLLLTLFCIFATYKYAERGLKKNEAEGMAEHVKAFMHDLKDVYSDKLVWFVFGFFGIAQFSMMVVSQVQMFTYVEYMRFTAAEKTFVHTGGMVGFMLGSLLLGTMVRRLDKKLTGYIAMVASSFGCLALLVIFTGGLMDPQAQIGSFPVAVAVFGLMQMLWWGGCGIIVPLAASMIADLSMVKRIKTGEITEGRYAAGFSFFLKAASAIGLLITGYVLKGVGYVSDAEFQTPETIDKLALMTFIIGPIVMLISYLVLRKYPITHEFLNRLRRQHGLEEEPQTL from the coding sequence ATGGAAAAAGCCGCGGCAGCAAAAATAAAACTCAAAACACGAGAATTGTGGGGCTACGCCTCCGGTGAGGGTGCGACATCGATTACCATGAACGGCATAGGCAACTTTTCTATGCTGTTTTATACGCAGATTTTAGGCATAAGCCCTGAGCTGGTGGGTATTGCTCTGTCTATAGCCACTGTCTGGGACGCGGTTACAGATCCGCTGATGGGCACCATTTCAGACCGGACATACAGCCGTTTCGGCCGCCGCCACCCTTATATGTTTATAGGCGGGATTCTGCTGACCCTTTCCTTTCTGGCGGTCTGGTTTGTACCCGAATCGTTCGAGGGTGAGAAGGTGATTTTTGTTTATCTGCTTATAGTGAATATATTTGTTAAAACGGCATTCACGCTGTTTATCGTACCATATACGGCGCTTGGCTTTGAGATGTGCAAGACCGATAACGACCGGGCCAGGCTCCAGGGCGTTCGCTACGCGTTTAATATGGTAGTCAATATCCTCACCGGCGGCCTTGCCTGGGTGCTGTTCTTCCCTGACCAGCAGGCGGCAAACGGCGCTGTGATTGACGGTACCAAGATACACCAGAACTATCTCAATATGGGCGGCGTGCTTGCCGCAAGCTCTTTGCTGCTGACACTTTTCTGTATCTTCGCCACCTATAAATACGCCGAGAGGGGGCTGAAAAAGAATGAGGCCGAGGGCATGGCAGAACACGTCAAGGCGTTTATGCACGACCTCAAAGATGTCTATTCCGACAAGCTGGTATGGTTTGTGTTTGGATTCTTCGGCATCGCGCAGTTTTCCATGATGGTAGTCTCGCAGGTGCAGATGTTTACCTACGTAGAGTATATGCGGTTTACCGCCGCGGAAAAAACATTTGTGCATACCGGCGGTATGGTCGGCTTTATGCTTGGCTCGCTGCTTCTGGGAACGATGGTAAGGCGGCTGGATAAAAAACTCACCGGATATATCGCCATGGTTGCGAGCTCATTTGGCTGTCTGGCTCTGCTGGTAATCTTTACCGGCGGGCTTATGGATCCTCAGGCTCAAATCGGCAGTTTCCCCGTCGCAGTGGCGGTCTTTGGCCTTATGCAGATGCTGTGGTGGGGCGGCTGCGGCATAATTGTGCCCCTTGCGGCCTCTATGATAGCGGATCTTTCGATGGTAAAACGGATTAAAACCGGTGAGATTACCGAGGGCCGCTATGCCGCGGGATTCTCGTTCTTTCTCAAGGCAGCAAGCGCGATAGGGCTGCTTATTACCGGTTATGTGCTCAAGGGTGTCGGCTACGTTTCAGATGCGGAGTTTCAGACCCCCGAGACGATCGACAAACTGGCGCTGATGACTTTTATTATCGGCCCGATTGTAATGCTGATTTCTTATCTGGTGCTTAGGAAATATCCTATTACCCACGAGTTCTTGAACCGGCTTCGTCGGCAGCACGGACTTGAGGAAGAACCGCAGACTTTGTAA